Below is a window of Candidatus Aminicenantes bacterium DNA.
GCTTTCGGCTATGCTGAATCGTCCCAAGCCCCTGCAAGGATGATGGATGGACGGATCGCGGAAGGAAAAGAAATATTTCGGCCTGAGCCGGAATGTCTTCGTCTTTGGGTTCGTCAGCCTGCTCAACGACTGGAGCAGCGAGATCACCGTCCGCATCCTGCCTCTTTTCCTGGCCAACGTCCTGGGCGTCAAGACCTCCGTCATCGGGCTGATCGAAGGCGTCGCCGACAGCACCGCCACCCTGCTGAAGATGCTCTCGGGCTGGTTCTCGGACAAGATCGGGCGCCGCAAACCCCTGGTCCTGGCCGGCTACGCGCTCTCTTCCCTCTCCAAACCCCTCTTCTATTTCGCCAATTCCTGGCCTTTTGTCCTCGTCCTCAGGTTCCTGGACCGGGTCGGCAAGGGCGTGCGAACCTCGCCCAAGGACGCCCTGATCGCGGACTCGACGGAATCGCGGCACCAAGGCCGGGCTTTCGGTTTCAGCCGGGCCATGGACCCCCTGGGCGCGGTGCTCGGCCTGCTGACGGCGGCGGGGCTGATCGCCTTGGGCGGAGCCGCGGTCAAGGTCATGACCCGATCGGCTTTCCGGCACCTGGTTCTCCTTTCCGCCGTCCCCGCGCTTTTGGGCGTCTTCCTGGTCGGCGCCTTCATCCGGGACAAGGAAGCGCGCCCGGAAAAGCAAACCATGCCCCGGCTGTCGTTCAAGGGACTTGACCGGCGCTTCCGGCGCTTTCTAGGCCTCATGATCATCTTCACCCTGGGCAATTCCTCGGACGCCTTCCTCATCCTTCGCTCCCAGCAGCTCGGCCTGTCGCTCGTCCAGATCCTGCTGATGTTGGCCGCGTTCAACCTGGTCACGACCCTGATCGCCTACCCGGCCGGAATCCTTTCCGACCGTATCGGCCGCTCCCGGGTCATCATCGCGGGCTGGCTCGTCTACGGACTGA
It encodes the following:
- a CDS encoding MFS transporter, coding for MDGSRKEKKYFGLSRNVFVFGFVSLLNDWSSEITVRILPLFLANVLGVKTSVIGLIEGVADSTATLLKMLSGWFSDKIGRRKPLVLAGYALSSLSKPLFYFANSWPFVLVLRFLDRVGKGVRTSPKDALIADSTESRHQGRAFGFSRAMDPLGAVLGLLTAAGLIALGGAAVKVMTRSAFRHLVLLSAVPALLGVFLVGAFIRDKEARPEKQTMPRLSFKGLDRRFRRFLGLMIIFTLGNSSDAFLILRSQQLGLSLVQILLMLAAFNLVTTLIAYPAGILSDRIGRSRVIIAGWLVYGLIYLGFAFANRAWQVWVLYTIYGAYYGATEGVGRALVADVVQASDKRGTAYGLYNAAIGVSALPASFLAGLLWQSLGPAAPFLFGAGLSLLAAGGMAIFVRERRA